The sequence below is a genomic window from Pseudorasbora parva isolate DD20220531a chromosome 4, ASM2467924v1, whole genome shotgun sequence.
ATACGTAAAACCTGCCCATAATACGCTTCTCTGGAACAACGTCACACAAACCCATCATTTCACCAACAAATGGAAGTTTTATCAGAAAACTAATCAGAGAGAAATCACTGGAAACTAGTGAGATGGCAAAGCCAACATCACATAAGCTGCTGTTTGTTGGCATTTTTGTTGGCCACTTAAAGATTTAAAACACAGGCATTAATATTTTAGCACAGTTTTACAATAATAAGTGATACATTTATCATAATAAATGTGTTCGTTTTCCTCAGAAAAAGTGGTATTTACCATTATTTCACAACAGAAAGAGGACACGCGTACTTAGTCGCGTCCGTTTCTGTTTATATGGGACAGTTTATCACATTTAGAAAGAACAATCACGTCTACATAATTTCCATCAAAAATACGACTTGAACAGCTTTAGCACTCTCTCAGTGACAGTTACAGTTATATCTTCAGACAGAGAAGCAGAGGAAGCTCCTGAAAAGTGCTTTATTTTATGATATATGTggagttaaatatggatatcagTCTGGTATAAAGAGACCAGACCAGACCAGACTGACAGATACAAATaatgtgatagcctatgatatgtcTAATTTCTTCAAGCAGTAGTATTTTACCATGTTTAGCCAATTATCGTAATGGTTAGCGCAAATAGTGTCTTTTGCCTGGCATAGGCTACAAATGTATTACAAATCTACGTAGAGTCATAAAAGTTAGTCTGGAattaccatagacagtaaaagaaatggacagagctatcccattgacttcaacggcggaaagtgatgtcagtaaaggagcactcatttcctgatggctgagcgaactgcgcaggctcagactgagatTGACGACGTAGATctgacgtaagcaacctgtctgacagctgtaggtcatctagtagttgtggaaagtgaaatctgattcacgttgtttaaatattttctctcgttgcttttggctcactatgggcttctccccattcttctcccttgactttatcagactttatgtctccacgtccccccgactgtctcataagccctattcggactggattagtttaacatggggacgtgggggtaaagtaattattaccagaggttctcagtgattttagtcccgtctgaatgtgccatctcggtaatcattacggacaatgtcagtaaagattaccgagacttttaccttctgtaaaaaggtctgaaaaaatgacctcgggtaatactaatcccattcgaatagacctgctgtaaaaatgtatggtaaaattctgtcatttcctgtttaaaagttttaaaaaaaagtgcattttgcgaacttggaggcgcttgaagcattcggttgcgttgtaggtggtggggcaaatctgtggaaaatgtccggtattttccgcatatcatttaaagcaaaaagaagatcaaaagcacttattagaggcacaacacatttaagctctaggaaagtgtctattaccaacataatcccatcagaatcgttagactggacctaactgtttattaaaacacacatatatattggagacggagttcagactggcgctcaggttgtgtgtttgctcatgttggtaacgtcatacgcacatgacgtcaaggaggtgcgtaaagcgggttactcctcccactcctgctagttttactgagatgtcttattaatattacagacgtcctgaggtaaaatgactttacccccatgtccccatgttaatctaatcccgtccgaatagggctatagacagtaaaagattgcctgcaagcgtctcctcaggtctatacggtaatttctcaactgtgcgacagagtcgcgttggttatgacgcaatcgttagcctatttttacaaaaacagctacTACGGGgggatagtgtaagatacaaggtaacggagccttttatgcattgtcgtgtttctttagaaataaacaatggacaaatggagtctttaaatgcctcagatgtaaagttattcactgtcaaagtgactcaaaaatgaatgggagtcaatgggatgctaacagcaggtgatggcttggttagcaatggccgccgctatgggtggaacgctttccgagtgcgagattacccccttgggaaTTACTGACGACTCATTTCGGTTTATTCTTTCGGGAGACAGTCGGGCCAAAAGGTATTTTGGTAAGTACCGGTTCCAGTTGTGTTTCCGCTTGAGCATGGTACAGCACGATTAACCGTTCTCGGCCCGGTTGGCTAACCGTGCTGAATCTTGCTGGTAGAATCCGTGAAGTGACGTCGAAACTCAGGATTGTCAGTTGCCTTGCTATCAGTTTCTTTATAGCTGGCGCTCTGTTTGAGCAACgtaaacacaaattaattataaaattaaaagaaatgtcTAATCGTTCTTCATAATGTGGTCGTTATTTACATCACATATTATCAGTAAACCATTGTGTTACGCAACGACTGACGCAAAAGTGGCTAATAACATTTTGCTCTTTGAAACTTTACAGACTTTCACAAACAGCtctattacacactgcatgaaaggaaATCTCacaataggggcactttaaaagcTAAATATTGCTGGTTTCTAGACTGCATTTTGTCAGTCAAAAACCTACCTATTCCAAATGGAATAAAGCAATCTTTCCTGAGAAGCTTGCCCTGTTCGTCCAGAAACCGGGCGGGATTGAAGTCATCAGGATTTTCCCACACAGTAGGATCCCTATGTACTGACCAGAGGTTTGGGATGATAACTGTTCCTTTAGGAATAGTGTACCCTCGGAACTCTGGGAAGAGACACATTTAgctgaaaaatgtattaaataataatacaaaaaatatatatttttatgtatcctCTGAAAGTATATGTTCAGTGATAATATTTGTACAAACCTTGGatttgttattaaaataatacaaatttaattttaaagcttAAAGTCTGACTATTATCAACCTCGTGGATTATGGCAGAGTTTGAGTTGACCTGGTCTggttttattcattaattatttactttAGACAAACATATaataaacaacacaaaaacaaaagtccAATACTTTCAGGAGAccttatataaaatattaaaaattcaTAGGTGAATCATAAACATATTTTACCCCAAATCAGATGAAAAATTCAATATGTATATAATagtataaataaaaagtatgtatatgtatttcttctttttttgtgcacacagacatatatgtgacagatatgtgtgtgtgtgtgtgtatatgtatatatacagccctgaaattttatatatatatacaaccccaaatcagaaaaagttgggacagtatgaaatgtgcaaataaaataaaaaagaagtgatttctaaaattactttgacttgtatttcattgcagacaatatgaacacaaaatatttcatgttttgtctggtcaacttcatgtcatttgtaaatatgcatcctttcctgtcattcacacctgcaacacatttcaaaaaaagttgggacagtaaagcatttaccactttgtaatgttgccattccttggcaatgacaggaaaggatgcatatttacaaatgacatgaagttgaccagacaaaacatgaaatattttgtgttcatattgtctgcaatgaaatacaagtcaaagtaattttagaaatctactttctttttttatttgcgttttccaaactgtcccaactttttctgatttggggttgtatatatatatatatatacacacacacacacacacacacacacacacacacatgttggtctatgtggtttacagggactctccataggcgtaatggtttttatactgtacaaaccgtattttctatccccttacaccgcccctacccctaaacctacccatcacaggaaacattctgcatttttactttctcaaaaaaacatcatttagtaggtttttaaggccatttgaattatgaggacatttgatatgtcctcataaaccacatttatagtgtaataccagtgtaatacccatgtagttatacaaatttgtgtcctcataaaccacataaacaggctcacacacacacacacacacacacacacacacacacacacacacacacacacacacacacacacacacacacacacattttacttTTTAGTTTGTTCAaatatatgaataataatagcaatatcAATATCAAGTACTATTTAAGCAATTTATAATTCACTATTGTTTTTGCAAAACAGTAatgatatgtattattattatcattattattttgcaTTACAACATTAGGCAAACATTTTTGGTGTGTACAATTTTTCCTGCCCTAAAAATAACCTTAATTTTCTTTATGCAGAATATAATTTCTTATGTTTTTCTTTTGGTTTGGGGATGTAATATAATCAAGGCCTCACTTCTGTATTTTCCTCACCTGTGGTTTCGGAGGCCATGTGGGGTATGGACagaggaaccacaacagtcatcCTCTGCACCTCCATGATGGTGGCTTCTGTGTACGGCAAACTGCCCTTATCGGTGAGAGACGGGACTCTGTCGGATCCCACCACAGCGGCAATCTCCTGCTGAACTTTCTCTGAGGGGTCATTATTAAAGAAATATGTCATATATTACCAGTACTTGCTATGCTCAACCAAACCTTCAGATGTTCGTCACATACCCTGCACTTCAGGATACAAGGACATGTAGAGAATACTCCACAGGACGCTATTTGTCGTAGTGTCAGTGCCCGCGATGAAGAGGTCCCCGATGATGTAGAAGAGATCGTCTTCTGAGAACAAGCTCTCTTCTGAACTATTTTCCTTTTGCTTTGCCAGCATCTCCACCAGATACATATCTATGAAGTCCCTGGGATTCTCCGGATCCAGCGTGGCCCTGTGCCTCGCTATGATTCTCTTCAGGAAGGCCGTGATATCGACCTCCGCGCGCCGCAGCTCCTTGAAAACGCCGCAGGGCAGGTAGTACAGCCAGGGAAAGACGTTGACCAGCAGAATGGAGGTGTTGACGCTGATCTCCAGCCCGTGGGCCATGAGATCCAGCATGGTCCTGAACTCCTGGTCCTGGTGATGAAAACGCTGACCCAGAGTCAGGGAGGAGATGACGTTGGAGACCGCATTGCTGATGAGAGGCGTCAGATCGATCCCAGAAGGCTCTGCTTGCTCAACGAGGCCCTGCAGCTCAGTTTTAATCATAGTCAGGCCTTCACGGATGCACGGCTCCAGACTCAGCTTGCCAAAGCCAAAGCTGCGCAGAGAGCTGTGACAGAACTTACGGTTTGTCCGCCACAGCGGACCGTAGGGTGCGAACACGATCCCTGTGAACAACATACAACactttgctttttgaaattccgcttttgtttttttaggaACTTTACAAAAGCCTTTAAAAATGACGTCATGATCCTCAACAATTGATCAATATTTAGTATTATATAAAGTACATTAAATTGGAATTTTGAAACCAGACATTATATGTTCCTTTTTCTGTTTTATCCTATTATAAtctattttgtttagtttaattCTATTCTACTTTATAGTTAATTTCTCTATTGTCCTGTTCAGTTCTTTTCTGTTTTGCAGAATTATACCATTGTTCTATTCTgttaaattctaaattattcTGTTCTGCTCCAGTCTATTATGCTCTGTTCTATTTAATTCTATTTAAATGTTCAATATTAATCTTTCATGTAATAGTCAGTGATGCTGATATGGCAATGAACTtaaatactactactaatactTCTATTGCTTATtctgtttaatttaaattattctaGTCTGCTCCAGTCTATTATACTCTGTTCTATTTTATTCCAATCTGCCCTGTTTTATTCTGTTCTGGTCTTTTCAGTGTCAGTCTCTCTCTTCCGCCATTCTATTTTCTTCAATTCTAAATGATCCTATTCTGCTCCAGTCTATTATACTCTGTTCTGCTCCATTTTATTCTGTTCTATTCTATTATTTGTCTATTCTATTCCATTATTCGTCAGTCTGTTCTATTGCTCTATTGTTGAATTCTAAATGATTCTATTCTGCTCTAGTCTGTTGTACTCTGTCTCAGTAATATCTGCTGTAGTCTATCACACTCTGTTCTATTCAATTGCATTGTGCCCTGTTTTATTATATTCTATGTCAGTCTCTTTTACTGTTCTGTTCATTCTAAATGGTTATATTCTATTCTGCTGTGGTCTATTGTACTCTGTTCTATTCTATTGTCTCACTCTCTTGTACTGTTCTTTTCGGCTCAGTTCTAAATGATTCAATTTCTGCTGTAGTGTATCACACACTGTTCTATTCGAATCTGTCATGCTCTATTATATTATTTGTCTGTCACTTCTACAGTCCTATTCTTTTTAAGTCTAAATGATTATATTCTGCTGTAGTCTATTACACTCTGTTCTATTCGATTCTATTCTGACGTTTATGCCTGTTATATTCTATTTTGTCTCAGTCTCTTCTACTATTATATTCTTTTCAATTTGAATGTATTCTATTCTGCTGTATTTTATCACACTCTGTTCTATTCTGTCCTGTTTTATGTCAGTCTCTTCTACTGTTCTGTTCATTCTAAATGTTTCTGTCTTAGTCTCTTATGTTCTTTTCTGTTCAATTCTACATTACTCTATTCAGTATGTCGTACAATGTTATATTCTATTGTGCACTGTTTTCGTTCTTTTCAATTCTGAGTCAGTTTCTTCtactattctattctattctattctattctattctattctattctattctattctattatcATGGTACGCAGCAATCATTACCTGTGCCTGTTAATCTTACCTTTCCTCTTGGTGATGATGGTTATGAGCGGTATGTGCGGTCTGTCTGAGAACACCTCCGGATAGTTTACCATCGCGTCCCGGACAGCGTCATATCCCGTCAGCACGACCATGAGCTGAGGTCCaacaaaaatgctgaatatgTTTCCATACCGTTTGGACATTTCGACGAGTCCAGCCTGAGGTGACAGCGGATTTGAGACCGTCTTTGCAAACTCTTCGCGGTTCTGTGCAAATCGTTTTAAAATGAAAGAAGGCACCAAGAAGCCCCCGAAGTTGCCCACGACGGGCCACGGCTTCGGACCTGGAGGGATGTTCGCGTATCTTTGATGATTCTGGTACTTTTGCAGCACACAGAAAACAAGCACAAACGCAATCAAACCCACAATGTTTGCAGGCGAGAGCACATACTGCCACAGCAGACACGGCGAGGCGTCCATGACTCCCTCACTCATCAAAACACACCGATTCCTAAAAACAGACGCATAGCTCCTCCAGATCAATACTTCTTATCCGCTGATCAAACACATTTTCTTCCTGACGGTGTTGTTGGAGCGGTCGCATGGGTTGCGTGTTTTTGTACTTTCATTGGCTGAGAGCAGCACGCCGAGAGTTGATTGGTGAATCACCTGATGACGAGTACGAATGGGTGGGGTCAACTGAGGTCATGATCCGAATAGAGGAAGCAGGCAGAGAAGTTTCTGTTTCACCaataagaaaaaagaaaagaaagagaagTTTCACCAGCGACGACGGTCGTCTTATTACTGGGTTTCACTTCTTTTGACAATATATAATAAAAGGAATAGTACATAAACAAATACTTTTCTTTAGAGCCTTTACAATTAtgtaaaacttaaattaataatgaaaaaaaaacatacttctATTTAAAAGGTATTAGCATCCCAAGTTTCTCACTCAATgcaatttttaaagaaatatttctGTCAGAAATAtctgacagatgaggtcagacaggaatctccatggactaacgttatgatgtttgcggatgacaatgtgatctgtagtgaaagca
It includes:
- the cyp2u1 gene encoding cytochrome P450 2U1, which translates into the protein MSEGVMDASPCLLWQYVLSPANIVGLIAFVLVFCVLQKYQNHQRYANIPPGPKPWPVVGNFGGFLVPSFILKRFAQNREEFAKTVSNPLSPQAGLVEMSKRYGNIFSIFVGPQLMVVLTGYDAVRDAMVNYPEVFSDRPHIPLITIITKRKGIVFAPYGPLWRTNRKFCHSSLRSFGFGKLSLEPCIREGLTMIKTELQGLVEQAEPSGIDLTPLISNAVSNVISSLTLGQRFHHQDQEFRTMLDLMAHGLEISVNTSILLVNVFPWLYYLPCGVFKELRRAEVDITAFLKRIIARHRATLDPENPRDFIDMYLVEMLAKQKENSSEESLFSEDDLFYIIGDLFIAGTDTTTNSVLWSILYMSLYPEVQEKVQQEIAAVVGSDRVPSLTDKGSLPYTEATIMEVQRMTVVVPLSIPHMASETTEFRGYTIPKGTVIIPNLWSVHRDPTVWENPDDFNPARFLDEQGKLLRKDCFIPFGIGRRVCMGEQLAKMELFLMFTSLMQAFTFRLPEGKSAPSMHGRFGLTLAPCPFTVCVQAR